The proteins below are encoded in one region of Podarcis raffonei isolate rPodRaf1 chromosome 8, rPodRaf1.pri, whole genome shotgun sequence:
- the LOC128419261 gene encoding leukotriene B4 receptor 1-like produces MMYGNNTVAEVSWVKASLLPSLFLGACFLVGMPGNGLVVWTVLTKFPQRSFTINVILNLALADLMVMLTAPFWIYYFLNSWVFGNVMCRLLIYLVYLTVYASIFFITLMSLHRFAVVVFPFTSQMWRRPHVVCRMLLAVWLLAGVFACPTLISASTKNKVGECTDDMYFSDEHRLAVNVLEILFAFVIPLSILSICYSCMMRRIRTLRRCKEMKTGKLVAAVVGAFFVCWLPYHILNLVIISALLLKYAQPEKAKALLETTEALNNLHGSVCFLSSCLNPILYAFAARSFRGGLRETNFAKLFAKMQEDTEQKLTREGTASVQAL; encoded by the coding sequence ATGATGTATGGGAACAACACGGTGGCAGAGGTGTCATGGGTGAAGGCCAGCTTGCTTCCAAGCCTCTTCCTCGGGGCTTGCTTCCTGGTTGGCATGCCTGGGAATGGTCTTGTGGTCTGGACGGTTCTTACCAAGTTCCCCCAGCGCTCATTCACCATTAATGTCATCTTGAACTTGGCCTTGGCTGACTTGATGGTCATGTTGACAGCGCCATTCTGGATCTACTATTTTCTCAACAGCTGGGTCTTTGGAAATGTCATGTGCAGACTTCTCATCTACCTCGTCTACTTAACTGTGTATGCCAGCATCTTCTTCATCACCCTGATGAGCCTGCACCGCTTTGCTGTTGTGGTCTTTCCGTTCACCTCCCAAATGTGGCGGAGGCCACATGTGGTGTGCAGGATGTTGCTGGCAGTTTGGTTGCTGGCAGGTGTCTTTGCATGCCCAACTTTGATATCTGCATCGACCAAGAACAAGGTTGGAGAGTGTACGGATGACATGTATTTCTCGGATGAGCACCGCCTTGCAGTCAATGTTCTGGAGATCTTGTTTGCCTTCGTGATCCCGTTGTCTATTCTCTCCATCTGCTACTCCTGCATGATGAGAAGGATTCGGACACTGAGACGCTGCAAGGAAATGAAAACTGGGAAGCTGGTTGCAGCTGTGGTGGGTGCCTTCTTTGTGTGCTGGCTGCCTTACCACATCTTAAATCTCGTCATAATCTCTGCATTGTTGCTGAAATATGCTCAACCGGAGAAGGCAAAGGCCTTGCTAGAGACAACTGAAGCGCTAAACAACCTTCATGGGTCCGTATGCTTTTTAAGCAGCTGCCTGAACCCCATCCTCTATGCTTTTGCTGCCCGGAGCTTCCGTGGCGGACTGCGAGAGACCAATTTTGCCAAGTTATTTGCCAAAATGCAGGAAGACACAGAGCAGAAACTTACTAGAGAAGGTACTGCTTCAGTGCAGGCTCTGTAA
- the LOC128419260 gene encoding leukotriene B4 receptor 1-like encodes MALLNITDTHLNNAVAEVSWVKASLLPSLFLGACFLVGMPGNGLVVWTVLTKFPQRSFTINVILNLALADLMVMLTAPFWIYYFLNSWVFGNVMCRLLLYLVYLTVYASIFFITLMSLHRFAVVVFPFTSQMWRRPHVVCRMLLAVWLLAGVFACPTLVSASSLNKVGECTDEIYFSDEHRLVVNILETLFAFVIPFSILSICYSCMMRRIRTLRRCKEMKTGKLVAAVVGAFFVCCLPYHILNLVIISALLLKYAQPEKAKALLETAEALTNLHGSVAFLSSCLNPILYAFAARSFRGGLRETNFAKLFAKMHEDTEEKSTKDITVSMQVL; translated from the coding sequence TTCTCAACATCACAGACACACACTTGAACAACGCGGTGGCAGAGGTGTCATGGGTGAAGGCCAGCTTGCTTCCAAGCCTCTTCCTCGGGGCTTGCTTCCTGGTTGGCATGCCTGGGAATGGTCTTGTGGTCTGGACGGTTCTTACCAAGTTCCCCCAGCGCTCATTCACCATTAATGTCATCTTGAACTTGGCCTTGGCTGACTTGATGGTCATGTTGACAGCGCCATTCTGGATCTACTATTTTCTCAACAGCTGGGTCTTTGGAAATGTCATGTGCAGACTTCTCCTCTACCTCGTCTACTTAACTGTGTATGCCAGCATCTTCTTCATCACCCTGATGAGCCTGCACCGCTTTGCTGTTGTGGTCTTTCCGTTCACCTCCCAAATGTGGCGGAGGCCACATGTGGTGTGCAGGATGTTACTGGCAGTTTGGTTGCTGGCAGGTGTCTTTGCATGCCCAACTCTGGTATCTGCATCAAGCCTGAACAAGGTTGGAGAGTGTACGGATGAAATATATTTCTCAGATGAGCATCGCCTTGTGGTCAACATTCTGGAGACCTTATTTGCCTTCGTCATCCCGTTTTCTATTCTCTCCATCTGCTATTCCTGCATGATGAGAAGGATTCGGACACTGAGACGCTGCAAGGAAATGAAAACTGGGAAGCTGGTTGCAGCTGTGGTGGGTGCCTTCTTTGTGTGCTGTCTTCCTTACCACATCTTAAATCTCGTCATAATCTCTGCATTGTTGCTGAAATATGCTCAGCCGGAGAAGGCAAAGGCCTTGCTAGAGACAGCTGAAGCTCTAACAAACCTTCATGGGTCTGTAGCTTTTTTAAGTAGCTGCCTGAACCCCATCCTCTATGCTTTCGCTGCCCGGAGCTTCCGTGGCGGACTACGAGAGACCAATTTTGCCAAGTTATTTGCCAAAATGCATGAAGACACAGAGGAGAAATCTACTAAGGACATTACTGTTTCAATGCAGGTTCTGTAA